The following DNA comes from Alienimonas californiensis.
CCGGCGGTCCGTCCGGCACGAGGTCGCCGTCGGCGTCCGGGTAGAACAGGAGTTGCGGCGGCGACAGCACCCACACCCCGCCGCCCCCGCGGCCGGCGTCGAACGCCACGGAGGTGGTCAGGTTCAGCCCCTCCAGAAAGGTTTGGTGCGTCTCGTACGTGCCGTCGCCGTCGGCGTCGGAGTGCACCGAAATGCGGTCCCGCCCGCGGAACGGCGAGCCCTCTTCATAAGGCGGCGGGGGCAGTTCGCGGTCCCACCGCACCCGCCAGTATTCGTCCCGTTCCAACTCCGTCAGCCCGGCCGGGTCGGGGTATTGGCGGTACTCCACGACCCACAGCCGCCCGCGTTCGTCCTGCTTCACCTCGATCGGCTGGGCGATCGTCGGATCGGCCAGCAGCAGCGCGACCTCCAAGTCGGCGTCGTGCTCCAGTTCGACCGGCTCCGCGGCGAGAAGAGGCGGGGCGAAGAGAACCCCAGTCAGCGCGACGAGCACGGCGGCGGGAACGGGCGGCATTTCACGCTTTCGACGGGCGGGGTCGCATCGGAACCCGCCGACCTTAACGTTTCGCCTGGTCGACGACCCGGCAGCCCGAGGATCCCTACCGGCAATGAGGCGGAACGGTGTCGCAGCGGGGCACGATCACAAACCGTGGACGGAACGGGTCCGTCGTCGCCGGCCGCTCCGTCAGCGTCGGCTCCCGGGGCGGCAAGACGGGACGCCGGGGGAGCGACGCCGGCCGCTGCACGACCGGCGGGGCAGACGGCTCGGCGAACGCCTCCGCGGTCAGCTGACCGCGGAAGTGAAAGGCGACCGCGACCAGCAACACGACGGCGACGGCCGGCAGGTCCGGGTGAGCGATCAGGCGACGAACGGCGGACATCGGCGGTGCGGGGGCGAAAGCGAGCGGGACCGCCCGCGGTACGCCGCCGCCGACGGCCTGCTTCCCGCAAACCGCCGGCCCGCGCTCACTCCTCCGAGTCGTCCTCGTCCCAATCGTCCTCCTGGTCGTCGTCCTCCGCCCGTTTCGCGGCAGCGGCGGCGAGCAGGGCGTCGGCGTCCAGCGTCGGGCCGCGGCCGGACGGGTCGGGACCGGGGGCGGCGTCAGCGGGGTCCGGCAGGCCGAACGCCGGGCCGGCGAGGGTGAACGAGAGGTCCGGCACCTTCTTGCGGTTGATCGCCCGCGCCACGGCGCTGCGCAGCATGGGTTGGGCGAAGGCGAGCTTCTCCATCACGGCGCCGGCGTCCAGTTCCGCGTGGCGGTCGATCGGGGCGAGCGTCGCCAGCAGCCGGGAGGCGTCCGGGGCAGGGATCACGTCGGCCACGTAGAGCTGCCGCAACGTGTCGTCGCCGGTCTCCCCGCTGAGCACGTAATCCAGCGTCTTGCGGACCTGCCCGCACAGTTGCAGCGTTTTGCGGTCCGGGGCGCGTTCCACGCCGGGGCCGCGACGGCCGCCGGACGGGCCGCGGGGGCTTTGACCGCGGTGACGTTTCTTGCTGGACATCGGTCCGTCCGGACGAGCTGCGGGAATCGGCGGGACGACAAGTCTAGACGCCCCGCCGCCCGCTGCGACGGGGGGAAGCCCGAGCGACGGGCGAGGAACCTCTCGGCGGAGGAACGGCTCGGCAGACGGGCGGCTCAACGGCCCTCGTCCCGGAACCGCCGCAGGCCGGACACGTCCCGGGCGCCGGAGGCTCGCGCCGTTTCCCGAGAGCCCGCCATCCGTACCAGCGTCGGCAACGCCGAGACCCGGAAGGCCCGCACGGCGTCGGGATTGGCGTCCACGTCGATCACCTCAAACCCCGGCCCCGCCGCCGCCAGTGCCGGCTTCATCGCCGCGCAGGCCCGGCACCACGACGCCGAAAACACCAACACCCGCGGCGCCGCGACCGGCGGGTCGGCCTCCGCCCCGTCACCTTAGTTCTTGATTTCTTGGTCCTTGAGACTTCCACGCAAGCAGCTGCACGGCACCCGGGCCAACCCGTCGCCGCTCGGCACGGTCCCGGACCCCTGACAGCGGGGACAGTTCGGATCGGGCCGGCGATCGTCGGGCGCGTCGTCAGGAACGCCGTCGTCGTCGGGGGAGCCGTCGTCGGGATGAACCGGGACGGCCCGTTCGGCCGCGGCGAGGGCGAACGCCGCCCGCACCCGGTCTGCGGCGGGATCGTGAGACGGCCCGGACGGAGCACAGCCGGAGAGAGCGAGGAGCAGGAGAACGGCCATGGACTTCGCTTTGGGAGACATTTGGGAGTCAGTCGGTGAGCTGGGTAGGGTGTGAAGGAGTCATGCGGAGTCCTGGGGAGTCATCCGAGGAGTCCGCCCCAGTCGTGCCGGCGGGGCGGGAAGCCGGCGAAGGCGGCCAGGGCGTAGGCCTCGCCACCGGCGAGCATTCCCTCCAGCGCCTCCCGCCGGATGCGGAGCGTGCCGGCGGGCCAGGGCTCGCCGGTCGCCCAGTCGGTCAGCCGGCCGTGGGCGTCGCCCCAGCTGTTCAGCAGGGCGGCCCAGGGCCTCGCCGGGTCGTCGCAGACGCCGACGACGCACATCTGGTGCGGCCAACGCCCCTGGCGTTCGTGGTAGCCGCCGGAGCCGGCGGACATCGTGAAGCCGGCGTTGCTGGCGACCGTCACCGGCGAGCCGTTCGCCACCGCGGAGACGACTTCGTCCCAACTCCAGACCCGGGCCGCCGCCCCGACCGGGTGATCCGCGGCCAGCCCGAGGAAGTCCCGGAAGCCGCTCGGCCCGTCGTCTGAGCGAACCGTCCGCCCGTCGCCCCAGGCGTCGGCGACGCTGCGGGAGTAGGGCGGCACGCCGGGGGCGTCGGTCCGCAGCACGCCGTATTCCTTCAAGGCCGCGGCCTGCCAGGAGCCCAGCGACCCGGCCCGGCCCCGCAGCCGCCCCTCGCCGGCCAGTACCCGGCCGGTGGCGTACAGAAAGGGGGGGAAGACGGGTTGGAACCCCTCGGATTCGCCGGCGGCGATCTCCGCGCATTGCAGGTATTCGACGGCGTTCTTCGCCCCGAAGGAGACGCAGTCGCCCGTCTGCTGCGGCACGTTCGGCGTGTCGGAGCCCCGTACCTTGCGGACGAGATCCCACAGCCGCACCCCGCCGTTCGCCACGCGGGCGGGCAGGGCCGCGGACAGGTTCGCCAGGGGAAAGGTCTCCAGCGGGGCGGGGCTCTGCTGGAGGGCGTCGAAGGCCCGCTCGGCGGCGTCGCGGCCGACCCAGCCGAAGCGGGCCGCGGGCGGGGTGATCTGTCGGGCAGAGTTTTTGGCAGAGGCGGCGCTCATCGGACCGCCTCCCCGCAGGCGTCGGCGAGGCGGGCGAAGGCGGCGGCGGCGTTCGTCCGCCGGGCGCCGGTCAGCGGGCCGGGCGGGTTGAGGACCGGGTCGAGTTCGTCCTCGACGACCGCCGACAGCTTGCCCGGCAGGCCCAACAGCGCCGCGGCTCGGCCGGCGACGGCGGCCAGTTCGCCCGTCGTCTCCCACTCGCCCGCGGTCAGACGCTCGGCGATCAGGTGATAGAAGGCGGCGTACAGCCGGGCGGCGTCGGCGTCGCCCGGCAACGCCGCGGCGACTCGGTCGTGCAGAGCGTTGTCGGCCGGATCGACCGCCGGCCCGGCCGGCGTCGGCGGGGCGAAGCAGCCGGCGACGGCGGCGGAGAGCAGAAACGCGGCGACCGTCAGCGCCGCGGTGCGGAGGCGGAGCGAGGTCATTCGGCACCCCCTTCCGTCGCGGCGACCGAATCGGCGGGGTGATGCACCTCGAACAGCAGTTCGGCCAACGCTTTCAGGGCCGCGGCGCCCCGCGGGTGGCGGACGACGGCGGGGGCGAAGGCGTCCAGCGCCGCCGCGTCCTCCGCGAACGACCGGGCCGCCGCCGGCGCCGATTCAACGCTCCGCGACCGACCGAGAACCGCCGCGGCCAGCCCGGCGCCGCCGCCGACGGCGATCAACCCGCCGGCCAGCAGGTTCGCCCCGGTCCACAGCGGCCCGCCCGTTCCCAGGCCCAGGCCGACGCCCAGCCCGTACCCGCCCCACGCCGCCAACGGCGGCCCGAGCGCGGCGAGAGCGGGGGGAACAACATTTGGAACACGCATCGGGGGTCCTCGAACGGGGGGCGGGACGGCCGACCGGCGGCCTCACCCCACGGCGGTTCAGGACCCGTTCGTGGCGGATCTTTCGTTAAACAACGCTCCCCCAACGGGATACAACCGCCTCACCGCGACGAACTGCATTTCCCGCCACCCGCACGCCCCCGCTCCGTACGATGCTCGACGCCCTCTTTCGACGCGGCAATCCGACGAACCGCTGGTCGCGGTCGCCCGGGCTGGCGCTGACGGTCGATCTCTCCCCGCCGACGATCAACGGCGTCCCGATCGGGTCGCCGGTCGAGGAGTTCTGGTTTCTCGGCCGCACGACGTCCCAAGGCGCCTGCCCGCTGGACTACGCGGACCTCGGGCTGTCGCTGGTCGCGGAGGACGACGGGACCTGTTCCACGTTTCAGGTCATCTTCGACGACACCGAGAGCCGGTTCGAGCCGTTCTCGGGCACGCTGACGGTCAACCGTTCGCCCGTGGTCCCGGCGAACCTCGCCGAGCGGTTGGGCGAACCCTATTGGGAAGACCGGGACGAGGAGGAATCGATCCTCTTCTACGAGTTCCCGGGCTATGAGATTCAACTCGAACGCACGCTTTCGGGCGTCCCGCAGCGGATCGTCGTGACGAACCAGCCGCTGATGGCGGACGCGGACCAACGAGCCAGCTACGGCGTCGATAAACCTTGGCCGCGCGCCGGCACGATGCTCCCATGAAGCACTCCGCCGGCACGCTGCTGTATCGCACGGGGGACGCGGGAATTGAGGCGCTGCTCGTGCACGCCTCTGGGAACTACAACCGGCGGGCGCCGTGGTCGTTGCCGAAGGGGGAGCCGGACGGGGACGAATCCTTCCCCGAGGCCGCCGCCCGGGAGACGCGGGAGGAGACCGGCCTGGAGGTCGACCCGGCGACGCTCACGCCGCTGGGCGAAGTCCTCTACCGCAAAACGCGCAAAACGGTGCACGCCTTCGCCGCCCCGGCCCCGGCGGGCTGCGAACCGCGGTGCGCCAGTTGGGAGGTCGATCAGGCCGCGTTCCTCCCGCTGGCGGAGGCCCGGGAGCGGATTCACCCGGATCTGGCCGTGTTCCTCGACCGGTTGGAGGCGCTGTTATCGAACGGCGACGAGGTCGACGCCGGTCGGCCGCGGTAGGCTGGCTGGGCGGGGCCGTTTGCGGCGGCTTCAAGTCCCGTCCCCCCTCTGGTCTCGCGACGATGTTCGACGTCTTTTTCCGCCGGGGCAATCCGACGAACCAGTGGACGCGGACGCCCGGGCTGTCTCTCGCCGCCGATTTGTCGGAGCCGTCCCTGAATAAGACGCCGCTCGGCTCTCCGTTGGAGGCATTTTCCTTTCTGGGTCGCAGCTCCTCGAAAGGCGCGGCGCCGTTGTTGGAGTTCGGGGAACTCGGGCTCGCGCTGGAACTGGCGGAGGACGGAACCTGTTCCGGCTTCCAGGTCGTGTTCGACACCCCCGAGCCGGAGTTTCGCCGCTATGAGGGCACGATGAGCTACCACGGCTTTGCGGTCGACGCCGCGAATCTGGCGGACAAATGCGGCGACCCCTACTGGGAGGACCGCGACGAAGACGGGTCCGTGCTGTTCTACGAGTTTCCGGACTATGAAATTCAAGTCGAGCGCTCGCCGGAACGGGACGTTCAGCGCGTGATCCTGTCGAACCGCCCGCTGCTGGCGGACGCCAAGGCGCGGAAGGCGCTGGGCGTCAAACGGCCCTGGCCGCCGGGCTGACCGGTCTCGGGCCGCGGTTCGGCCGCCCAGGCAAGATCTGCCCGCACTGTCTCCCCTCGCCCCCTTTGGCGGAGTCGCGCGGCCTCGCGTGCGCTTCGGGCTCACGGTCTTTGAGCGAAGGCGTGCGAACCGTGCGTCCCCCTCACCCCCGGCCCCTCTCCCTCAAGGGAGAGGGAGAGGGGGGAAGAGCGGGGCGGACTGTTCTCAGCGTCCGCAGACGTCGCCCCGAAAGGTCACTCCACGCCGAACGCCTTCAAATCCGCGTCGCGCAGCTTAGACGCCTCGGCGGCGGTCTTCAATTTGTTGACGGCGAAGTATTTATGGTTCGCCACCGCCTGCTCCGAGATCGACAGCCGGTCGGCGACCTCTTTATTTCGCAGACCGACCACGAACAGCAGTTCGCAGCACATCAGGCGCTCCCACTCGCCGGCGGCCTTCCAGTCGGTGATGAGTTCGCGGAGGGAGCGTTGCAACAGGGCGGCCTGGGCGTCGCGGCCCTCGCGGCTGCGGGCGATGGAACTGGCGACCCGCGCCCGGCCGGCCGGCTCGCGGCCGGAGGAGCTGTCGCTCTTGCTGGAAGGGAACAGCGGGACCGTCGGCCGGCGGCCTTCCTTCCGCAATGCGTCCGTTAATTTATGAGCCGTGATCGCGAACAGCCACGCCTCCAACGACTGCGTTTCGTCGTAGTTCGGGAGGCTGACGAGGAACCCCAAGAACGCCTCCTGCACGACGTCCTCCGCCCGCGCCCGGTTCCGCAACCGGCTGTCCGCGAAGGCCAATAAACGTCCTTCGTAGCGGCCGATGAACTCCTCCCAGGCCCCGGCGTCGCCGGCCCGGACGCGGTCGATCAGCAGGCGGTCGGCGTCCATGGTCCGCGGGGAGGGGGGAGGAGTGATGAGGGAGGGGATGTTAGCGGGTGAGCGACGGCGGGGACGAACGCTTGCGCGTCCCCTCCCTCCTCTCCCATCACCCCTCCCCGGGCGTCGGCGCCCGCAGCTTGCGGCGGCCGAGGCCCCACAGGCCGGCGAAGCCGACGACGCACGCTCCGGCGCCGCCGACCGCCCACAGCGCCCGGTCGCGGCCGAGGCGGTGGCGGTGGCCCTGCCGCAGGCGGTCCAGCACGGGGGCGGAGGCGTCCACCTGCACGAAGGCCCGGTACATCGTGAAGGCGTTCTCGCCGGTGGTGCGGGTGAGGGTCTGCACGGCGATGCGGCCCGGCCGGGGCACGTCGTCCGGGTTGATCGCGGCGCCGGGGGGCAGGCCGGCTTGCTCGATCAGGCGGGCGGTCGTCGCCTCCTCGGCGGCCCGGCGGGCGGCGGCGGGGCCGCCGTCCTCGTCCGTCACCAGCGGGCCGGTCACCACGAGGCGGTCCGCCGGCGGGGTCTGGGCCCACTCGGGCAGTTCGTTTTCGCTGACGAACTCCGCTTCGACCAGAGGGCCGCCGGGGCCGTGGTGGAGCGCTTGAGGTCTGTGATCGCGGTCGTGCCGCCGCCGTTGGAGGAGCCGTTCCTCATGCCGACCGGCGGCGTCCCGCCAGGCGTCGCCCTCGGGTCCGCGGCCGGGGGCGGGGGCGATCAGGATCTCCCCGCCGCGTTCGTCCACGTGCACGCCGTCCGGGCGGACGTGCACGCGGTTGTCGTGGGCGAAACGGCTTTGCAGACGAGCGTCATCGTCGTCCCCGTAGGCGTGCAGGACGGCTTCGCGGCGGGCCCCGTCTCGGTCCCACACGGCGTGAACTTCTGCCGGGCCCCGATGTTCCGTTCGCACGCTGATGAGGGAGCCCATTGCCAGCAGTGCCCCCAACCCAACGCCCACGCCGCCGACGATCGCCCCCGCCCCCGGCCGCCCGCGGACGGCCAGCACGATCGCCGCGACCAGCGGGGCGACGATCAGCAACAGCGCGGCGAGTAACGCGATCCAGGCGACGACCATGAACCAGATCGGGGGAGAGGAAACGGGCGACGTGCGAGGGCTGTTCGTCGCGGCGGCGGCGATCTTGGCGGAATCTTGCCGGGAACGCGGAATCCGCCCCCGCTTGCCGGCGGGGCGGGCGAACGGGAAGGGTACGGCGTCCGTTCCTCCGGGGTCTCCCATGCGTGCTCGTTCCTGCGCGGTCCTCACGCCGCTCGCCGCCCTGCTGACGCTCGCCGGCCCGGCCGTCGGGCAGACGCGGAGCGAGGCCGAACCGCCCGCCGCCGGCTTCGTGACCGTCGCCCGGACCGCGGACGCCGTCACGGTGGAGACCGACGCCCTCTCCGCCGTGATTCCGCTGACCGGCTACGTCAGCGGGATCAAAGCCGGTTCGCTGACGGACAAGCGGACGGGGGCGACGGACCTCGGCTTCGGCCTGCACATTATGGACTTCCTGATGGCCCCCGGCTGGCGGGAGGACGGCTATGAACGCGACCCCAAACTGCACGGCGACCTGCCCAAGCACTACGTCGCAGGCCTGCAGCTCTGCACTCAGGCGCAGCGCCTGGAGGCGGAGGTCACCCGCGGCGACGGCTTCGCCGCGATCCGCCTGCGGCACCGCTTCCCCGAGGCCGGCGCGGGGTACGAGCCGGGTTCAATTTGGG
Coding sequences within:
- a CDS encoding RNA polymerase sigma factor, coding for MDADRLLIDRVRAGDAGAWEEFIGRYEGRLLAFADSRLRNRARAEDVVQEAFLGFLVSLPNYDETQSLEAWLFAITAHKLTDALRKEGRRPTVPLFPSSKSDSSSGREPAGRARVASSIARSREGRDAQAALLQRSLRELITDWKAAGEWERLMCCELLFVVGLRNKEVADRLSISEQAVANHKYFAVNKLKTAAEASKLRDADLKAFGVE
- a CDS encoding NUDIX domain-containing protein, translated to MKHSAGTLLYRTGDAGIEALLVHASGNYNRRAPWSLPKGEPDGDESFPEAAARETREETGLEVDPATLTPLGEVLYRKTRKTVHAFAAPAPAGCEPRCASWEVDQAAFLPLAEARERIHPDLAVFLDRLEALLSNGDEVDAGRPR
- a CDS encoding thioredoxin family protein, which translates into the protein MFSASWCRACAAMKPALAAAGPGFEVIDVDANPDAVRAFRVSALPTLVRMAGSRETARASGARDVSGLRRFRDEGR
- a CDS encoding ribosome-binding factor A; this translates as MSSKKRHRGQSPRGPSGGRRGPGVERAPDRKTLQLCGQVRKTLDYVLSGETGDDTLRQLYVADVIPAPDASRLLATLAPIDRHAELDAGAVMEKLAFAQPMLRSAVARAINRKKVPDLSFTLAGPAFGLPDPADAAPGPDPSGRGPTLDADALLAAAAAKRAEDDDQEDDWDEDDSEE